A stretch of the bacterium genome encodes the following:
- a CDS encoding tetratricopeptide repeat protein encodes MSTSENQNLLAGAVVVFTGKLFAFSRRQAQELVRRLGGQASPRVTKATTMLVIGEEGYLANIVKSNKLKRAEAINAGGGGVRILSEAEFLEMTGQESKASLEKKFYSLARIQRVFPRLRPDLIRYFAHWGLFTPAVKTNAQQYYEFKDLLVFRQIDELLDQKLALRAIAQRIRAGRQPSPQTALEFEEFKPKGAVVALTPKSAATAAPRTAEDWYNLGYRADGNPETYDQAIAAYENALAMNPHFVEALINLANIHFHRRELPAAAQLLERAQAEDSGNYLVCYNLANIYDELGETDQALQLYQRALTLFPEYEPAIFNLAVVYEKLGMQEAARTQWQRYLQLDPSGEWATIAREHLLGSTG; translated from the coding sequence ATGTCCACTAGCGAAAACCAAAATCTCCTTGCCGGCGCCGTGGTGGTGTTTACCGGCAAGCTCTTCGCTTTTTCGCGGCGGCAAGCGCAGGAATTGGTGCGGCGCCTCGGCGGCCAGGCCTCCCCGCGCGTGACCAAAGCAACGACCATGCTGGTGATCGGCGAAGAGGGCTATCTCGCCAACATTGTGAAGAGCAACAAGCTCAAGCGCGCCGAGGCCATCAACGCCGGCGGCGGCGGCGTTCGCATCCTCTCCGAGGCCGAGTTTTTGGAAATGACCGGCCAGGAGAGCAAAGCCTCGCTCGAGAAAAAATTCTATTCCCTCGCCCGCATTCAACGCGTGTTTCCGCGACTGCGTCCGGATCTCATCCGCTACTTCGCGCATTGGGGGTTGTTCACGCCCGCGGTCAAAACCAACGCGCAGCAATACTACGAATTCAAAGACCTGCTCGTTTTCCGGCAAATCGACGAGCTGCTCGACCAGAAGCTGGCCTTGCGCGCGATCGCGCAGCGCATACGGGCAGGCCGGCAGCCCTCGCCGCAGACCGCGCTCGAGTTCGAAGAATTCAAGCCCAAAGGCGCGGTGGTGGCGCTCACGCCCAAATCCGCGGCCACCGCGGCGCCGCGCACAGCGGAGGATTGGTACAATCTCGGTTACCGTGCCGACGGCAATCCGGAAACGTACGATCAGGCTATTGCCGCCTATGAAAACGCGCTCGCCATGAATCCCCATTTCGTCGAAGCTCTGATCAATCTCGCCAACATTCACTTTCACCGGCGCGAGTTGCCGGCCGCCGCGCAGTTGCTCGAGCGCGCGCAAGCCGAGGACAGCGGCAATTATCTCGTCTGCTACAATCTCGCCAACATTTACGACGAACTGGGCGAGACCGACCAGGCGCTGCAACTCTACCAGCGCGCCCTCACGCTCTTTCCTGAATATGAACCCGCGATTTTCAACCTGGCCGTGGTCTATGAGAAGCTCGGCATGCAGGAAGCGGCGCGCACGCAATGGCAGCGCTATCTGCAGCTCGATCCCTCGGGCGAATGGGCGACGATCGCCCGCGAGCATTTGCTGGGCAGCACGGGCTAG
- a CDS encoding PorV/PorQ family protein, with protein sequence MRKRIAVWQLSCLLVALAVAPGMSQQQKLAQTGLKFLTVATDARATAIGEATATMTGSSAALFFNPAGIARLNTRVDIALGRVEWIADINYSFGSLAFSPSDGKYGVFGLSFLSVDYGDVYGTIRADNEAGFLDTGTFRPTALSVGLGYAKALTDKFSVGGNVRFVKQDLKSAIIGFGGDGSQITTDSKIDVLAFDLGIIYRTGFKSLDFGMNVRNFSKELRYQDETFQLPLTFEIGLSMNAMDLLAEADSPHDFVLAVDALHPRDYDEQIKLGGEYVFLDAFALRAGYIFPSDEHNLSLGAGFRKGSNLALDYAYTPFGLFDQVHRFSVKFGY encoded by the coding sequence ATGAGAAAACGAATTGCAGTCTGGCAACTGAGCTGTCTGCTGGTTGCGCTGGCGGTCGCGCCCGGGATGAGCCAGCAACAAAAGCTGGCGCAAACCGGCCTGAAATTCCTGACGGTGGCCACTGACGCGCGTGCCACTGCCATCGGCGAGGCCACCGCCACCATGACGGGCTCTTCCGCCGCCCTGTTTTTCAATCCCGCCGGCATCGCGCGCTTGAACACCAGGGTGGACATTGCCTTGGGCCGCGTGGAATGGATCGCCGATATCAACTATTCCTTCGGCAGCCTGGCTTTCAGCCCCAGCGATGGCAAGTACGGTGTGTTCGGCCTGAGCTTTCTGTCCGTAGATTATGGCGATGTTTACGGCACCATCCGCGCCGACAATGAGGCGGGCTTCCTCGACACGGGCACCTTCCGCCCTACCGCCCTGTCGGTGGGCCTGGGCTATGCCAAAGCCCTTACGGACAAGTTTTCGGTGGGCGGCAATGTGCGCTTCGTGAAGCAGGATCTCAAGTCCGCGATCATCGGCTTTGGCGGCGACGGCAGCCAAATTACCACGGACAGCAAGATAGACGTCCTGGCTTTCGACCTGGGCATCATTTACCGCACCGGTTTCAAGAGCCTGGACTTCGGCATGAACGTGCGCAATTTTTCCAAGGAGCTTAGATATCAGGACGAGACCTTTCAACTGCCCTTGACGTTCGAGATCGGCCTGTCCATGAATGCCATGGATCTGCTGGCGGAGGCGGACTCGCCGCACGATTTCGTGCTCGCCGTGGATGCGCTGCATCCCCGCGACTATGACGAACAGATCAAACTCGGCGGCGAATACGTGTTTCTCGACGCCTTCGCCCTGCGCGCCGGATACATTTTCCCCAGTGATGAGCACAACCTCAGCCTGGGCGCCGGCTTCCGCAAGGGCTCCAACCTGGCGCTGGACTATGCCTACACGCCTTTTGGCCTCTTCGACCAAGTCCATCGCTTCTCGGTGAAATTCGGCTACTGA
- a CDS encoding IPT/TIG domain-containing protein, translating into MRRSTLYSTARKLLAALPVGLLLGAFVAGCEDEPTPSLFDPNYVSRPAPVITSVTPPDTFAGIGIVTINGQNFSSTKEENLVYFDAALGTVLEASATLLKVKAPNLPKDNINLKIAVRNADKFSNIISYRLLEAVSEFKLLDKAESPWAVTLDAQGNAYISFVNNNVASQSGVAKFTPDGTRSSFSPKPTGTPTRYTSLKVGPGGFLYGLTLERRIIQIPAAGGNPTNWVVLPTTTTRLYDMDFDREGNLWLGGNNPEVYRVKQDKTVRNFPFVANVRSVRVFSDHLYLAGNRDGAEKVWRFQIVSADQLGPEEEYFNFSASPFGAGGAGVFAITFAADGDMYVGTDAPEAVVVVHPNKTAEALYPGLFQPKSLSFGWDKSTYLYAIREASGGSTQALLKINTVKGGAPYYGRGDN; encoded by the coding sequence ATGAGAAGATCCACTCTTTATTCCACCGCCAGAAAGCTGCTGGCCGCCCTGCCCGTCGGCCTCCTGCTCGGCGCTTTCGTGGCAGGCTGCGAGGATGAACCGACTCCCAGCCTGTTCGATCCGAATTACGTCAGCCGGCCGGCGCCGGTGATCACCAGCGTCACCCCGCCGGATACTTTTGCTGGCATCGGCATTGTCACGATCAACGGCCAGAACTTCTCCTCCACCAAGGAGGAAAACCTGGTCTATTTCGATGCCGCGCTCGGCACCGTGCTGGAGGCCTCTGCCACCTTGCTGAAGGTGAAGGCGCCCAATCTGCCGAAAGACAACATCAACTTGAAAATCGCGGTACGGAATGCCGACAAGTTCAGCAACATCATCTCCTACCGGCTGCTGGAGGCGGTCAGCGAGTTCAAACTGCTTGACAAAGCGGAATCACCCTGGGCCGTCACGTTGGATGCGCAGGGCAATGCCTATATCTCCTTTGTCAATAACAATGTCGCCAGCCAGTCCGGCGTTGCGAAGTTCACGCCGGACGGCACGCGCAGCAGCTTTTCGCCCAAGCCCACCGGCACGCCGACGCGCTACACTTCACTCAAGGTCGGGCCGGGCGGTTTTCTCTACGGCCTGACGCTGGAACGCCGCATCATTCAAATCCCGGCGGCCGGCGGCAACCCCACCAACTGGGTGGTGCTGCCCACCACGACCACACGACTTTATGACATGGATTTCGACCGCGAGGGCAACCTGTGGCTGGGCGGCAACAACCCGGAGGTCTATCGCGTCAAGCAGGACAAGACCGTACGCAACTTTCCGTTTGTGGCAAATGTGCGGTCGGTGCGCGTTTTCAGCGATCATCTCTACCTGGCCGGCAACCGTGACGGCGCGGAGAAGGTTTGGCGCTTCCAGATTGTGTCAGCCGACCAGTTGGGCCCGGAGGAGGAGTATTTCAATTTCTCGGCTTCGCCCTTCGGTGCGGGCGGCGCCGGTGTCTTCGCGATTACATTTGCCGCTGACGGCGACATGTATGTCGGCACGGATGCGCCGGAGGCTGTCGTCGTGGTGCATCCCAACAAAACCGCGGAAGCGCTCTATCCCGGCCTGTTTCAACCCAAGAGCTTGAGCTTTGGCTGGGACAAAAGCACGTATTTGTACGCGATCCGGGAAGCCAGCGGCGGCAGCACGCAAGCCCTGCTCAAGATCAACACTGTGAAGGGCGGTGCGCCCTATTACGGCCGCGGCGACAACTAG
- a CDS encoding BlaI/MecI/CopY family transcriptional regulator, with protein MAKRRAELSAVEWEIMQAVWRLNKPVTVRDVLEQAYPGAEKAYTTVQTFMNILVDKRFLRRKKTGLVNFYTAAAARETVLRQSLQALAQRMFHGSFGAMASFLVSSNHLSAAELAELRQLLEEQSGGKSDG; from the coding sequence ATGGCGAAACGCCGCGCCGAACTGTCGGCGGTGGAGTGGGAGATCATGCAAGCCGTCTGGCGCTTGAACAAGCCGGTGACCGTGCGCGACGTGCTGGAGCAGGCCTATCCCGGCGCCGAAAAGGCCTACACCACGGTGCAGACATTCATGAACATCCTGGTGGACAAGCGATTTCTCAGAAGGAAAAAGACCGGCTTGGTGAATTTCTACACGGCGGCAGCCGCGCGCGAGACGGTGTTGCGCCAGTCGCTGCAGGCCCTGGCGCAGCGCATGTTTCACGGCTCCTTCGGCGCGATGGCTTCGTTTCTGGTGAGTTCCAACCACTTGAGTGCCGCCGAGTTGGCCGAGCTGCGCCAGTTGTTGGAAGAACAGAGCGGAGGCAAGTCCGATGGCTGA
- a CDS encoding porin family protein, with protein sequence MKTGTVLCAAFAAAMLLTQAAAHSQPAPALSNLGLQVDIGAGSERLASAQNLEPAGALALHLGYGVSQQVTLWLGLQVSNHEHEELPELESSVAGAELNLQYKLRPYQRFRPYGKVGFGGFVQEIAATQTMLSGGGVVWALGAEYHLVKFLAVSGEFYWKDFDFERRRLGREGDFEELEDPIPGNSRGFMLHLILH encoded by the coding sequence ATGAAAACTGGAACTGTTTTGTGCGCTGCCTTCGCCGCGGCCATGCTGCTGACGCAGGCCGCGGCGCACTCCCAGCCGGCCCCCGCACTTTCCAACCTCGGCTTGCAGGTCGATATTGGCGCGGGCAGCGAGCGCCTGGCCAGCGCCCAGAATCTTGAACCGGCCGGCGCGCTCGCGCTGCATTTGGGCTACGGCGTGTCGCAGCAGGTGACGCTGTGGCTCGGCTTGCAAGTGAGCAATCATGAACACGAAGAGTTGCCGGAGCTGGAAAGCAGCGTTGCGGGCGCGGAGCTGAACCTGCAATACAAACTTCGCCCTTACCAAAGATTCCGGCCCTATGGCAAAGTCGGCTTCGGCGGCTTCGTGCAGGAAATCGCGGCCACGCAGACAATGCTGAGCGGCGGGGGCGTGGTGTGGGCGCTGGGCGCCGAGTACCATCTGGTGAAGTTTCTCGCGGTCAGCGGTGAGTTCTATTGGAAGGACTTTGACTTCGAGCGCCGGCGCTTGGGCCGCGAAGGGGATTTCGAAGAGCTGGAAGACCCCATTCCCGGCAACAGCCGCGGCTTCATGCTCCACCTCATTCTGCACTGA
- a CDS encoding Ku protein produces the protein MRALWTGRLQFSLFDFPVKIYSATQANDLSLNLLHAPCQSKIKYEKRCPVHGPVLEGELTKGYEYEAGKFVTLSEAELEALAPKTQRTLQILFFVEQPALEPLLFDTPYYLAPDGPLAAEAFGNLREAMRPSGKYGIGQMVMNRKQHLVALWVKENALVVSTLRYDHELRDAAQLDEVNGGIKKNKEGIQMAAALIDKHTRKFRAKNFKDGYQEKLLALIKAKVAKLQAAAQMKEVEKTATYASPVSGNGGAVRRGMEKAPPVTKKPRRKTGTEEE, from the coding sequence ATGCGAGCGCTGTGGACCGGCCGGCTGCAATTCAGCCTGTTCGACTTTCCGGTGAAAATCTACTCGGCGACGCAAGCGAACGATCTTTCGCTCAACCTGCTGCACGCGCCCTGCCAATCCAAAATCAAATACGAAAAGCGCTGCCCGGTGCACGGTCCGGTGCTCGAAGGCGAACTCACCAAGGGCTATGAGTATGAGGCCGGCAAGTTCGTCACCCTGAGCGAAGCCGAGTTGGAGGCGCTCGCGCCCAAGACGCAACGCACGCTGCAGATTCTCTTCTTTGTGGAGCAACCCGCGCTCGAGCCGCTGCTGTTCGACACGCCCTATTACCTGGCGCCCGACGGCCCGCTGGCGGCCGAAGCCTTCGGCAATCTGCGCGAGGCCATGCGCCCCTCCGGCAAATACGGCATCGGGCAAATGGTGATGAACCGCAAGCAGCATTTGGTGGCGTTGTGGGTGAAGGAGAATGCCCTGGTCGTTTCGACGCTGCGTTACGACCATGAGCTGCGCGATGCCGCCCAACTCGACGAGGTCAACGGCGGCATCAAGAAGAACAAAGAGGGCATTCAGATGGCGGCCGCGCTGATCGACAAGCACACCAGGAAGTTCCGCGCCAAGAACTTCAAGGACGGCTATCAAGAAAAGCTGCTCGCCTTGATCAAGGCGAAAGTGGCCAAGCTGCAGGCGGCGGCACAGATGAAAGAAGTGGAAAAGACCGCCACCTATGCGTCGCCGGTGTCGGGCAATGGCGGGGCGGTCCGTCGCGGCATGGAAAAAGCGCCGCCCGTCACCAAGAAACCGCGCCGCAAAACCGGCACGGAGGAGGAATGA
- a CDS encoding M56 family metallopeptidase, with product MAEIISAFNAHAPAVVRTLAVLELQLALLALLVWALDRRLRPAPPTLRYGLWLLVLLKALLPPLWTLPPSAAAAAILENFDFLPVTAATTTTVPAGLTAAGMLLAGWILAALAWLGLAVTRYLSLRRALRLAQPIQLPAGTADLSCAGQWPRLFRAEHLRSPLATGWWRPGIYLNDAALTAESTTLRALLCHELAHIRQRDSWVLLLQTLAQILHPFNPAIWLMNARLARYRELRCDDFALQQTAIAPRCYGEMLLHFLEAEATPRPLPFSAAFFEAKAEIKQRLTHLFSPKEADMTIKSWRQGLLFAALLLFLTAVSWNCRQEAQTPPQDLTAAGAHDLNAPDTEAGFDVAPAILTQAMPVYPAEARKAGVECDVWLQVRVSEQGRVEEVSVKKCDQPAQGFEEAAMTAMRQWTFKPAMKNEKPVAAVITVPFKFKLQEKQG from the coding sequence ATGGCTGAGATCATATCGGCATTCAATGCCCACGCGCCCGCTGTTGTCCGCACGCTCGCCGTGCTCGAACTGCAGCTCGCGCTGCTAGCCCTGCTGGTGTGGGCCCTCGACCGCCGGCTGCGCCCCGCCCCGCCCACCTTGCGCTACGGGCTGTGGCTGCTGGTCCTGCTCAAGGCGCTGCTGCCGCCGTTGTGGACACTGCCGCCCTCGGCCGCGGCCGCTGCCATTCTGGAAAACTTCGATTTTCTGCCAGTCACGGCCGCAACCACCACAACTGTGCCGGCCGGTCTCACTGCTGCCGGCATGCTGCTCGCAGGGTGGATTCTGGCAGCGCTGGCGTGGCTCGGACTGGCAGTGACGCGCTATCTGAGTTTGCGGCGCGCGCTGCGCCTGGCCCAACCAATACAGTTGCCGGCCGGCACAGCGGACTTGTCTTGCGCCGGGCAATGGCCGCGGCTGTTTCGCGCCGAACACTTGCGCTCACCGCTGGCCACCGGCTGGTGGCGGCCGGGCATCTACCTGAATGACGCCGCGCTTACGGCGGAGTCAACCACCTTGCGCGCGCTGCTGTGCCATGAGCTGGCCCACATTCGCCAGCGTGACAGTTGGGTTCTGCTGTTGCAGACACTCGCGCAAATCCTGCATCCGTTCAATCCCGCCATTTGGCTGATGAATGCCCGCCTGGCGCGCTACCGCGAGCTGCGGTGCGACGACTTTGCACTGCAGCAAACCGCGATCGCGCCGCGGTGCTATGGCGAGATGCTGCTGCATTTCCTGGAGGCTGAGGCAACGCCGCGGCCGCTGCCCTTCAGTGCCGCCTTCTTCGAAGCCAAGGCCGAGATCAAACAACGTCTCACCCATCTCTTTTCTCCCAAGGAGGCTGACATGACGATTAAATCCTGGCGGCAGGGCCTGCTGTTCGCCGCCCTGTTGCTGTTCTTGACCGCCGTTTCCTGGAATTGCCGGCAGGAAGCGCAGACGCCGCCGCAAGACCTGACCGCTGCCGGCGCACACGATCTCAACGCGCCCGATACCGAAGCAGGGTTTGATGTCGCACCGGCAATTCTCACCCAAGCCATGCCGGTCTATCCGGCGGAGGCGCGCAAGGCGGGAGTGGAGTGTGACGTTTGGCTGCAGGTGCGCGTCAGTGAGCAGGGCAGGGTGGAGGAAGTCTCAGTGAAGAAATGTGATCAGCCCGCACAGGGCTTCGAAGAGGCGGCCATGACTGCCATGCGACAGTGGACTTTCAAACCGGCGATGAAAAACGAGAAGCCGGTCGCCGCCGTGATCACGGTGCCGTTCAAGTTCAAGCTGCAGGAGAAACAGGGCTAG
- a CDS encoding TonB-dependent receptor: MPKKFVILLAALACFSALAYAGTTGKIAGTVKDAETGQPLPGVNVMLTGTTIGAATAADGYYVMPFVPAGTYTLRASTIGYTALEVTEVRVNIDLTTTINVSLRPEVLAGEEVVVVAERPVVQKDVSASTANLNIKEVEALPVVRLENVVALQAGVSYGDAGIIIRGRATDNTASQTAFVVNGIALRDERDNKPYTGISYTAIEEIQIQTGGFNAEYGNIRSGVVNVTTKEGSKDRYSFGLISRYSPTAQKHFGPSPHDRNSYWIRPFADEAVCWTGTKNGAWDEFTQKQYAPFEGGWNAVAQKRLQNDDPNDDLSPEALRQLFLWQHRRQLDIVDPDYDFDVSLGGPVPLVSRQLKDLRFFASYRTAQSMYVIPLSRDGYRDYNLQLKLTADLSPKMKLMIEGINGRERGTNDNNAGLPGLFRSTSGIAGALNRVSYIDTRMFNTDYWAPSAITRNSLGVKLTHVLNPSTFYEATLHYFRSEYDTNPGRPRDTTPRYSFGNGLLVDEGPFGFYAFPAPGLGTPDFRMGFGMSNSRDSSKVGVWAGKFDISKQVGRFNQFKAGAEFVYTDNNVNYAQFDFYLPDNNSQSVWHTFPKRGALYLQDKLEFEGMIANLGLRLDYSHAGGDWYVIETPFDAAFSGAKADGIDTLLTKTATERKFSLSPRLGVAFPISVNSKLYFNYGHFRQLPTPDDLYLFRRAASTKEVIRIGNPNNPLQKTVAYELGYEQNMFDQYLLRLAGYYKDVSEQPRLVRYRSVRNAVNYQIVEPTNYEDIRGFEFTVSKNRGNWIQGFLNYTYQVNTFGNFGFAEYVDVKSQQLRYENDTRSHYQTKPLAQPFARANVYLFSPAAFGPKVVGWHPLENLRLNILANWSSGAYYTPPGGANITEIQNILHWKNFYNVNLRLSKSLRLANADVQLFMDVNNVFNIKYMSQGGFVNAEDYERYLKSLHYPEDVSKTLRDFDAGFSPVVGSDRPGDYRTVPYEPYDPNDPDEARKQRILETKAYIDMPNQEFLTFLNPRDVFFGLQLSFNLF; encoded by the coding sequence ATGCCTAAAAAGTTTGTGATCCTGCTTGCCGCTCTCGCCTGCTTTTCCGCGCTTGCCTATGCCGGCACCACCGGAAAGATTGCGGGCACGGTGAAAGATGCCGAGACCGGCCAGCCGCTGCCGGGTGTCAATGTTATGCTCACCGGCACGACCATCGGCGCGGCCACTGCCGCCGACGGTTATTATGTCATGCCTTTTGTTCCCGCCGGAACCTACACCCTGCGCGCCAGCACGATTGGCTACACGGCTTTGGAAGTCACCGAAGTGCGGGTGAACATCGATCTCACCACTACCATCAACGTTTCCTTGAGGCCGGAAGTCCTGGCGGGTGAGGAAGTGGTGGTGGTGGCGGAGCGGCCGGTGGTGCAGAAAGACGTTTCCGCCAGCACCGCCAACCTGAACATCAAAGAGGTTGAGGCTTTGCCGGTGGTGCGCCTGGAAAACGTGGTGGCGCTGCAAGCCGGCGTGAGTTACGGTGATGCCGGCATCATCATTCGCGGCCGCGCGACCGACAATACCGCCAGCCAAACGGCGTTCGTGGTGAACGGCATCGCGCTGCGCGATGAGCGCGACAACAAGCCCTACACCGGCATCAGTTACACCGCCATCGAAGAGATCCAGATTCAAACCGGCGGCTTCAATGCCGAATACGGCAACATTCGCTCCGGCGTGGTCAATGTCACCACCAAGGAGGGCAGCAAAGATCGCTACAGTTTCGGTTTGATCTCGCGCTACAGCCCTACCGCGCAAAAGCATTTCGGGCCTTCCCCGCATGATCGCAATTCCTACTGGATCCGGCCATTTGCCGATGAAGCCGTGTGCTGGACCGGCACGAAAAACGGCGCGTGGGATGAATTCACCCAAAAGCAATATGCGCCGTTCGAAGGCGGGTGGAATGCGGTCGCGCAAAAACGGCTGCAAAATGACGATCCCAACGATGACCTTTCGCCGGAAGCCTTGCGCCAGCTCTTTCTGTGGCAGCACCGCCGCCAACTCGATATCGTTGATCCAGATTATGATTTCGACGTCAGCCTGGGCGGACCGGTGCCGCTGGTCAGCCGCCAGTTGAAGGATCTGCGTTTTTTTGCCTCCTACCGCACGGCGCAGAGCATGTACGTCATTCCCCTCTCGCGCGACGGCTATCGCGACTACAACCTGCAATTGAAACTGACCGCGGATCTCTCGCCCAAAATGAAGCTGATGATCGAGGGCATCAACGGCCGGGAACGCGGCACCAATGACAACAATGCCGGCTTGCCCGGCCTGTTTCGTTCCACCAGCGGCATTGCCGGTGCGCTGAACCGCGTCAGCTACATCGACACGCGCATGTTCAACACCGACTATTGGGCGCCCTCCGCAATCACGCGCAACAGCCTGGGCGTCAAGCTCACGCACGTGCTGAATCCGTCGACGTTTTATGAAGCAACGCTGCACTACTTCCGTTCCGAATATGACACCAACCCCGGCCGGCCGCGCGACACCACGCCGCGCTACTCCTTTGGCAACGGCCTCCTGGTCGACGAAGGTCCTTTCGGCTTCTATGCCTTCCCGGCGCCGGGTTTGGGCACCCCCGATTTCCGCATGGGATTCGGCATGAGCAATTCGCGCGACAGCAGCAAAGTGGGCGTGTGGGCCGGCAAGTTCGACATCAGCAAACAGGTCGGCCGCTTCAACCAATTCAAAGCCGGCGCCGAGTTTGTCTACACCGACAACAACGTCAACTACGCCCAGTTTGACTTCTATCTGCCCGACAACAACTCGCAGTCGGTTTGGCACACCTTCCCTAAACGCGGCGCTTTGTACCTGCAGGACAAGCTGGAATTCGAAGGCATGATCGCCAACCTTGGCCTGCGCCTGGACTATTCCCATGCCGGCGGCGACTGGTATGTGATCGAGACGCCCTTTGACGCCGCCTTTTCCGGCGCCAAGGCCGACGGCATCGACACCCTGCTGACCAAGACCGCAACCGAGCGGAAATTCTCCCTCAGCCCGCGCCTGGGCGTCGCCTTTCCGATCTCCGTGAACAGCAAACTCTACTTCAACTACGGCCATTTCCGCCAGCTTCCCACGCCCGACGATTTGTATCTCTTCCGGCGCGCCGCTTCGACCAAGGAAGTCATCCGCATCGGCAACCCCAACAACCCGCTGCAGAAGACCGTGGCCTACGAATTGGGGTATGAGCAGAATATGTTCGATCAGTATCTTTTGCGTCTGGCCGGTTACTACAAGGACGTGTCCGAACAGCCGCGGCTGGTGAGATACCGCAGCGTGCGCAACGCGGTGAATTATCAAATCGTGGAACCGACGAACTATGAAGACATCCGCGGCTTCGAATTCACCGTGTCGAAGAATCGCGGCAACTGGATTCAAGGCTTCCTGAATTACACCTATCAAGTCAACACCTTTGGCAATTTCGGTTTTGCCGAGTATGTCGACGTGAAGAGCCAGCAGCTCAGATATGAGAACGACACGCGCTCGCATTACCAAACGAAACCCCTGGCGCAGCCCTTTGCGCGGGCCAATGTGTATCTCTTCTCGCCGGCCGCATTCGGCCCGAAAGTGGTGGGCTGGCATCCGCTGGAAAACCTGCGGCTGAATATCCTGGCGAACTGGTCTTCCGGTGCTTACTACACGCCTCCCGGTGGTGCGAATATCACGGAGATTCAAAACATCCTGCACTGGAAGAATTTCTATAATGTGAACTTGCGGCTGAGCAAGTCCCTCCGCCTCGCCAACGCCGACGTGCAGTTGTTCATGGACGTGAACAATGTCTTCAACATCAAGTACATGTCGCAGGGCGGATTCGTGAACGCCGAAGATTACGAACGCTATTTGAAGTCGTTGCATTACCCGGAAGACGTCAGCAAAACCCTGCGTGATTTCGACGCCGGCTTCTCACCAGTGGTCGGCAGCGATCGGCCGGGTGACTATCGCACCGTGCCGTACGAGCCGTACGATCCCAATGATCCCGATGAAGCCCGCAAGCAGAGAATCCTGGAGACCAAGGCCTACATCGACATGCCGAATCAGGAATTTCTCACGTTTCTCAACCCGCGGGATGTCTTTTTCGGTCTGCAATTGTCATTCAACCTGTTTTGA